The following are from one region of the Silene latifolia isolate original U9 population chromosome 9, ASM4854445v1, whole genome shotgun sequence genome:
- the LOC141601604 gene encoding uncharacterized protein LOC141601604, protein MVKNGGKITPVMEPIVEEEDTSALLQFSKDDIKSEVDFWNLSVCCYILGANPPWEVVEGYVYRVWSQFDIYRVSFMDNGVFLVRFKTLAKKQALLESGYYLFDNKPIIIKSWESELDLVKGKVDIVPIWIRLYGIPLKFWGECLPKIAGLVGTYVKKDEATAEKTRLSYARVMVEVGMDQKLLDHVCFLDEAGQKVKVKVEYEWKPITLHL, encoded by the coding sequence ATGGTTAAGAATGGCGGGAAGATTACTCCTGTCATGGAACCTATTGTAGAGGAGGAAGATACATCTGCCCTACTACAGTTCTCGAAAGATGACATTAAATCTGAGGTAGACTTCTGGAATCTATCTGTTTGCTGTTATATCTTGGGAGCCAACCCTCCATGGGAGGTTGTAGAAGGATATGTGTATAGGGTTTGGTCTCAATTTGATATATATAGGGTGTCGTTTATGGATAATGGGGTTTTTCTGGTAAGGTTTAAGACACTTGCGAAAAAACAAGCCTTGCTAGAGTCAGGTTACTACTTGTTTGATAATAAACCTATTATTATCAAGTCGTGGGAGTCTGAGCTTGATCTGGTTAAGGGTAAAGTGGACATAGTACCTATCTGGATTCGATTGTATGGGATTCCTTTGAAATTTTGGGGGGAGTGTCTACCAAAAATTGCAGGTTTAGTGGGTACTTATGTTAAGAAGGATGAAGCCACTGCTGAAAAAACTAGGTTGAGTTATGCTCGAGTAATGGTGGAAGTGGGAATGGATCAGAAGTTATTAGACCATGTTTGTTTCTTGGATGAAGCTGGTCAGAAGGTGAAAGTGAAGgttgaatatgaatggaaacctaTTACTTTACATTTGTAA